From Heliomicrobium modesticaldum Ice1, a single genomic window includes:
- a CDS encoding GerAB/ArcD/ProY family transporter has translation MKSPVRGKGKEQVSFKQGIYLIVLFIIGSSLILPIGAKAKQDLWIAALLALVFALPMVVVYGRILSLNAGMDLLEIATRLFGTIIGKAIILVYAFYAFTLSGLVLINFGEFISVVAIPETPKLVIMFFLILLAIWAVKEGIEVIARMAEIYFPWIIISAIVTFLLLSPKFEIQRFYPILYQNHQKIFQAAIDLFSFPLAEMVLFLLLLPSSKQASVVKQYMLGLLLGFFAVFTSITTVMVVVGSEQYGAHYFPGFLAVQKISIGDFLQRLEVVIFLITLFAGFIKICVCLLGASRGICHVFGFADYRFLVTPVGFLSLLFALNIYSSTKQMARWADAIYPYYAFPFQVLLPLLIWIVAEIKARAEGKKGAPAKKDEG, from the coding sequence ATGAAGAGTCCGGTCAGGGGGAAGGGCAAGGAGCAGGTTTCCTTCAAGCAGGGCATATACTTGATCGTCTTGTTCATCATCGGCAGCAGCCTGATCCTGCCGATCGGTGCCAAAGCCAAGCAGGATTTGTGGATCGCCGCCTTGCTGGCGCTGGTCTTCGCCTTGCCCATGGTCGTTGTCTATGGGCGCATCTTATCGCTCAACGCGGGGATGGATCTGCTTGAGATCGCAACGCGCCTGTTTGGAACGATCATCGGTAAGGCGATCATCCTTGTCTATGCCTTTTATGCCTTCACGTTATCAGGATTGGTGCTCATCAATTTCGGAGAATTCATCAGCGTGGTGGCCATACCGGAGACGCCGAAGCTGGTCATCATGTTTTTTCTGATCTTATTGGCCATTTGGGCTGTCAAAGAGGGCATAGAGGTCATTGCGCGGATGGCGGAGATCTATTTTCCCTGGATCATCATCTCCGCCATAGTCACCTTCTTGCTCCTATCGCCGAAATTTGAAATTCAGCGCTTCTATCCGATCCTGTATCAAAACCACCAAAAAATCTTTCAGGCGGCCATAGATCTGTTCAGCTTTCCCTTGGCGGAGATGGTGCTTTTTCTGTTGCTCCTGCCCTCTTCAAAGCAGGCTTCGGTGGTGAAGCAGTATATGCTGGGGCTGTTGCTCGGTTTTTTCGCCGTTTTCACGAGCATCACCACTGTGATGGTCGTCGTCGGATCGGAACAGTATGGCGCCCATTACTTCCCCGGTTTTTTGGCAGTTCAGAAAATCAGCATCGGCGACTTCTTGCAGCGGTTAGAGGTCGTCATCTTTTTGATCACCCTATTTGCCGGCTTTATCAAAATCTGTGTCTGCCTGCTGGGGGCCAGCAGGGGCATCTGCCATGTCTTTGGCTTCGCCGATTACCGATTTTTGGTGACGCCCGTCGGCTTCCTGTCGCTCCTCTTTGCGTTGAATATATACAGCAGCACGAAGCAGATGGCCCGCTGGGCCGATGCGATCTACCCCTACTACGCCTTTCCCTTTCAGGTGCTCCTGCCGCTTCTGATCTGGATCGTCGCCGAAATTAAGGCGCGGGCAGAGGGGAAAAAGGGGGCGCCTGCAAAAAAGGATGAAGGTTAA
- a CDS encoding Ger(x)C family spore germination protein produces MSAGLRLFLLVVCLCLILPSAGCWNYREIRELAIVVGAAFDKQDEGIHLTVELMSTKTGEKTEGSGTLGIRPQRFESYGKTVFEAVRNMIAKTGKRLYWSHAKAFIVSEEMAKDGMIQLIDWINRDAEVRLQTWILVTRGEKASDILKTKSKLFDTVSMQLEEALRRYSNSGKLLSSTVGDFVEEMESPGIGATAPLVQTAENAGDKIPQIGGTALFRGERLVGYLDADQTRNLLFIRDRMKGGGLIAISTEEPKTKVSLEIYRSDTKRQLHVEGHRPVIELTVEPLADIAEISTEKDVISLEKKEELTEKANKQLARELQETIREVQEKYQTDVFGFGQMIYRRRPDLWEAIEQTGWGRLFPDLEVRTIVNFKLKGSALLSEPTKVGE; encoded by the coding sequence ATGAGTGCAGGCCTGCGCCTCTTTCTTCTCGTGGTCTGTCTGTGTCTCATCCTGCCGTCGGCCGGCTGCTGGAACTACAGGGAGATCCGCGAACTGGCCATCGTCGTCGGCGCCGCTTTTGATAAACAGGACGAAGGCATTCATCTGACTGTTGAACTGATGAGCACGAAAACGGGGGAGAAAACCGAAGGCAGCGGCACGCTGGGGATTCGTCCCCAGCGTTTCGAGAGCTACGGGAAAACGGTCTTTGAAGCGGTCAGAAACATGATCGCCAAGACAGGAAAAAGGCTCTACTGGAGTCATGCGAAGGCCTTCATCGTCAGCGAGGAAATGGCGAAAGACGGCATGATCCAGCTCATCGACTGGATCAACCGTGATGCCGAGGTTCGTCTACAGACATGGATCCTCGTTACGAGGGGCGAGAAGGCAAGTGACATTTTGAAGACCAAGTCAAAACTCTTCGACACGGTGTCGATGCAACTGGAGGAAGCATTGCGAAGATATAGTAACTCGGGGAAACTATTATCCAGCACGGTCGGCGATTTCGTGGAGGAAATGGAGTCACCCGGTATTGGGGCGACGGCTCCGCTCGTGCAAACGGCGGAAAACGCCGGTGATAAAATCCCTCAGATCGGGGGCACCGCTTTGTTTCGGGGCGAACGGCTGGTAGGATACTTAGATGCCGATCAGACGCGGAACCTGCTCTTTATCCGGGATCGGATGAAAGGGGGAGGGCTGATCGCCATCAGCACGGAAGAGCCGAAAACAAAGGTGAGCCTGGAAATCTACCGGAGCGATACGAAGCGTCAGTTACATGTGGAAGGCCATCGTCCCGTCATCGAGCTGACTGTGGAGCCTTTGGCCGATATTGCCGAGATATCGACTGAAAAAGATGTGATCAGCTTAGAAAAAAAAGAAGAACTGACAGAGAAAGCGAACAAGCAACTGGCACGAGAGCTTCAAGAGACGATCCGCGAGGTTCAGGAGAAGTATCAAACAGATGTCTTCGGTTTTGGACAGATGATTTATCGCAGACGCCCGGACTTATGGGAAGCCATCGAGCAGACGGGATGGGGGCGACTTTTTCCGGATCTGGAGGTTCGGACGATCGTCAATTTCAAGCTCAAAGGCAGCGCTCTCTTGTCAGAACCTACCAAAGTCGGTGAGTAG
- a CDS encoding spore germination protein: MDERGTVRLRRSLQASAGQLQIPDTFSCSYDENMRILKKILANDDLIIYRPLTLEGQDNHRCCVVYVDGMVDSDLLHENVLTRLQDVRWQQVPDDELLSLFVKRIISAGNVTTVAKVRPAIQALLYGNVLLVLDSADAVIQIEAKGWEKRAISEPETERVVRGPREGFIENIVTNLAMIRRKVPNPNLKMVYREIGTRTKTKICIVYLEGVSRKELLEELQRRLDKVQLDGILEAEYIIELIRDAPLSPFETLGTTERPDTAVGKLLEGRILIVVDGSPFVITLPYLFIEYFQANKDYYENFYYSTVNRLLRYLSFFLTTSTPAIFVALTAFHQEMIPTRLLFSISAAKEGVPFPTVVEAFLMLTAFQILREAGIRLPSPVGQAVSIVGALVLGDAAVTAKIISAPMVIVAAVTGITSFIVPEMPGVAFLLSLFFLFAASFLGLFGYIFAVIALTIHLAGIRSFGVNYLDSITSIRLQDLKDTAIRAPWWWMTYRPRLLTPNDKRLADPGRPKP, from the coding sequence GTGGATGAAAGGGGAACGGTGAGGCTCAGACGGTCTTTGCAGGCTTCAGCCGGTCAACTGCAGATACCGGATACCTTCAGCTGTTCCTACGACGAGAATATGAGGATATTAAAAAAGATTCTCGCCAACGATGACCTGATCATCTACCGTCCGCTGACGCTAGAAGGACAAGACAATCATCGCTGCTGTGTCGTCTATGTGGACGGTATGGTGGACAGCGATCTGCTCCATGAAAATGTGCTGACGCGACTGCAAGATGTCCGCTGGCAGCAGGTGCCTGACGACGAACTGCTGTCCCTGTTCGTGAAACGAATCATCAGCGCCGGAAATGTGACCACAGTAGCGAAGGTACGTCCGGCCATCCAGGCGCTCTTGTACGGCAATGTGCTCTTGGTCCTCGACAGCGCCGACGCTGTCATCCAGATCGAAGCGAAGGGCTGGGAGAAGCGCGCCATCAGCGAACCGGAGACGGAACGGGTCGTCCGGGGCCCTCGGGAAGGGTTCATCGAGAACATCGTGACCAACCTGGCCATGATTCGCCGCAAAGTGCCCAACCCAAACCTGAAGATGGTTTACCGGGAGATCGGAACGCGGACGAAGACAAAGATCTGCATCGTTTACCTGGAGGGCGTGAGCCGAAAAGAGTTGCTTGAAGAACTTCAGCGCCGCCTGGACAAGGTGCAACTGGACGGCATCTTAGAGGCGGAGTACATCATTGAGCTGATCCGCGACGCCCCGCTCTCCCCCTTTGAAACGCTTGGGACGACAGAACGGCCGGATACGGCGGTAGGAAAGCTATTGGAGGGCAGGATCCTCATCGTCGTCGACGGTTCCCCCTTCGTCATCACCCTGCCTTACCTCTTCATCGAATACTTCCAGGCAAACAAAGATTACTACGAAAATTTTTATTACAGCACTGTCAACCGGCTGCTGCGCTACCTGAGCTTCTTCTTGACGACAAGCACGCCTGCCATATTCGTAGCCCTGACCGCTTTCCATCAGGAGATGATCCCGACCCGGCTGTTGTTCAGCATCTCCGCCGCCAAAGAAGGCGTGCCCTTTCCTACGGTGGTCGAGGCCTTTTTGATGCTCACGGCTTTTCAAATCCTTCGGGAGGCGGGGATACGGTTGCCCTCCCCGGTCGGACAGGCCGTGAGCATCGTCGGGGCCCTGGTCCTGGGCGATGCGGCCGTGACGGCCAAGATCATCAGCGCGCCCATGGTCATCGTGGCGGCAGTGACGGGGATCACCAGTTTTATCGTCCCTGAAATGCCCGGCGTCGCCTTTTTGCTCAGCCTGTTTTTTTTGTTCGCCGCGTCCTTTCTTGGCTTATTCGGCTATATCTTCGCCGTAATCGCCTTGACCATCCACCTGGCCGGCATCCGCAGCTTCGGTGTCAATTACCTAGACAGCATCACGTCCATCCGGCTACAAGACCTGAAAGACACGGCCATCCGCGCCCCTTGGTGGTGGATGACTTATCGCCCGCGGCTGCTCACCCCCAATGACAAGCGGTTGGCCGATCCGGGGAGACCGAAACCATGA
- the ltrA gene encoding group II intron reverse transcriptase/maturase, protein MMEGEATMRSRDAQRQPNIPKGNCQREEAVNPQGTGGVPSALPAQEAKQPREETYDLMEKVVERGNMTEAYKRVMANKGAAGIDGMGLESLRPYLKEEWSRIKQELLEGTYRPQPVRRVEIPKPQGGTRKLGIPTVVDRLIQQALNQILMPIFDPDFSTNSYGFRPGKSAHQAVKKAKEYIADGYRWVVDMDLAQFFDRVNHDILMARVARKVKDKRILKLIREYLKAGVMLNGIRVKSEEGTPQGGPLSPLLANIILDDLDKALESRGHRFCRYADDCNVYVRSRRAGQRVMEGMAKFLEGRLKLQVNWEKSAVDRPWNRKFLGFSFTWHKAAKIRLAPQTVKRVKEKIRQFTGRNRSIAMEDRLVTLNQYLKGWMGYFRLIDTPSVLKELDEWLRRRLRMCLLKQWKRPKTRRRNLVALGIPEEWACNISGSRKGYWRLSLTPQMNKALGLAYWREQGLVSLVETYQSHRQPA, encoded by the coding sequence ATGATGGAAGGGGAAGCGACGATGCGTTCGCGTGACGCGCAGAGACAGCCGAATATCCCGAAAGGGAACTGCCAACGGGAGGAAGCGGTGAATCCGCAGGGGACCGGTGGAGTGCCGAGCGCGTTACCGGCACAAGAAGCGAAGCAACCCCGCGAAGAGACGTATGACCTGATGGAGAAAGTCGTCGAACGAGGGAACATGACGGAAGCGTATAAGCGAGTCATGGCCAACAAAGGCGCGGCCGGAATCGACGGTATGGGGCTAGAATCCCTGCGCCCGTACCTAAAAGAGGAATGGTCGCGCATTAAACAGGAATTGTTGGAGGGGACCTATCGACCGCAACCGGTCCGGCGGGTTGAAATTCCCAAACCCCAAGGCGGAACACGGAAGCTGGGCATTCCCACTGTCGTCGATCGACTGATCCAACAGGCCCTGAACCAGATCCTGATGCCGATCTTCGACCCTGACTTTTCCACGAACAGCTACGGATTTCGTCCGGGAAAGAGTGCGCACCAAGCGGTGAAGAAAGCGAAGGAATACATCGCCGACGGCTACCGATGGGTGGTTGACATGGACCTGGCCCAGTTCTTTGATCGCGTCAATCACGACATTCTCATGGCGCGCGTAGCGCGCAAGGTGAAGGACAAACGAATCTTGAAGTTGATCCGAGAATACCTCAAGGCCGGGGTCATGCTCAACGGGATTCGTGTGAAGAGCGAGGAAGGAACACCCCAGGGAGGTCCACTCAGCCCTTTGCTGGCGAACATCATCCTGGATGATTTGGATAAGGCACTGGAAAGCCGGGGACATCGCTTCTGCCGGTACGCCGACGACTGTAACGTCTACGTCCGCAGTCGACGGGCAGGGCAACGAGTGATGGAGGGTATGGCAAAGTTTCTGGAGGGGCGGTTAAAACTGCAGGTCAACTGGGAGAAAAGCGCAGTCGACCGACCCTGGAACCGAAAGTTTCTGGGGTTTTCATTTACGTGGCATAAGGCAGCAAAGATTCGGCTCGCCCCCCAAACGGTGAAACGGGTGAAAGAGAAGATCCGCCAGTTCACTGGGCGGAACCGAAGCATTGCGATGGAGGACCGACTGGTCACCCTCAACCAATACCTGAAAGGCTGGATGGGCTACTTTCGACTCATTGACACGCCAAGCGTACTTAAAGAGTTGGATGAGTGGCTTCGCCGACGACTGCGGATGTGCCTGCTCAAGCAATGGAAGCGCCCGAAGACACGAAGACGAAACTTAGTGGCGTTGGGGATCCCGGAGGAATGGGCATGCAACATCAGCGGCTCACGAAAAGGATATTGGCGTCTGTCCTTGACCCCGCAAATGAATAAAGCCCTTGGCCTCGCCTACTGGCGGGAACAGGGCTTAGTCAGTTTAGTCGAAACATACCAATCTCATCGTCAACCAGCATGA
- the ltrA gene encoding group II intron reverse transcriptase/maturase has protein sequence MMEGEATMRSRDAQRQPNIPKGNCQREEAVNPQGTGGVPSALPAQEAKQPREETYDLMEKVVERGNMTEAYKRVMANKGAAGIDGMGLESLRPYLKEEWSRIKQELLEGTYRPQPVRRVEIPKPQGGTRKLGIPTVVDRLIQQALNQILMPIFDPDFSTNSYGFRPGKIAHQAVKKAKEYIADGYRWVVDMDLAQFFDRVNHDILMARVARKVKDKRILKLIREYLKAGVMLNGIRVKSEEGTPQGGPLSPLLANIILDDLDKALESRGHRFCRYADDCNVYVRSRRAGQRVMEGMAKFLEGRLKLQVNWEKSAVDRPWNRKFLGFSFTWHKAAKIRLAPQTVKRVKEKIRQFTGRSRSIAMEDRLDTLNQYLKGWMGYFRLIDTPSVLKELDEWLRRRLRMCLLKQWKRPKTRRRNLVALGIPEEWACNISGSRKGYWRLALTPQMNKALGLAYWREQGLVSLVETYQSHRQPA, from the coding sequence ATGATGGAAGGGGAAGCGACGATGCGTTCGCGTGACGCGCAGAGACAGCCGAATATCCCGAAAGGGAACTGCCAACGGGAGGAAGCGGTGAATCCGCAGGGGACCGGTGGAGTGCCGAGCGCGTTACCGGCACAAGAAGCGAAGCAACCCCGCGAAGAGACGTATGACCTGATGGAGAAAGTCGTCGAACGAGGGAACATGACGGAAGCGTATAAGCGAGTCATGGCCAACAAAGGCGCGGCCGGAATCGACGGTATGGGGCTAGAATCCCTGCGCCCGTACCTAAAAGAGGAATGGTCGCGCATTAAACAGGAATTGTTGGAGGGGACCTATCGACCGCAACCGGTCCGGCGGGTTGAAATTCCCAAACCCCAAGGCGGAACACGGAAGCTGGGCATTCCCACTGTCGTCGATCGACTGATCCAACAGGCCCTGAACCAGATCCTGATGCCGATCTTCGACCCTGACTTTTCCACGAACAGCTACGGATTTCGTCCGGGAAAGATTGCGCACCAAGCGGTGAAGAAAGCGAAGGAATACATCGCCGACGGCTACCGATGGGTGGTTGACATGGACCTGGCCCAGTTCTTTGATCGCGTCAATCACGACATTCTCATGGCGCGCGTAGCGCGCAAGGTGAAGGACAAACGAATCTTGAAGTTGATCCGAGAATACCTCAAGGCCGGGGTCATGCTCAACGGGATTCGTGTGAAGAGCGAGGAAGGAACACCCCAGGGAGGTCCACTCAGCCCTTTGCTGGCGAACATCATCCTGGATGATTTGGATAAGGCACTGGAAAGCCGGGGACATCGCTTCTGCCGGTACGCCGATGACTGTAACGTCTACGTCCGCAGTCGACGGGCAGGGCAACGAGTGATGGAGGGTATGGCGAAGTTTCTGGAAGGGCGTCTAAAACTGCAGGTCAACTGGGAGAAAAGCGCAGTCGACCGACCCTGGAACCGAAAGTTTCTGGGGTTTTCATTTACGTGGCACAAGGCAGCAAAGATTCGGCTCGCCCCCCAAACGGTGAAACGGGTGAAAGAGAAGATTCGCCAGTTCACTGGGCGGAGTCGAAGCATCGCGATGGAGGACCGACTGGACACCCTCAACCAATACCTGAAAGGCTGGATGGGCTACTTTCGACTCATTGATACGCCAAGCGTACTTAAAGAGCTGGATGAGTGGCTTCGCCGACGACTGCGGATGTGCTTGCTCAAGCAATGGAAGCGCCCGAAGACACGAAGACGAAACTTAGTGGCGTTGGGCATTCCGGAGGAATGGGCATGCAACATCAGCGGCTCACGAAAAGGATATTGGCGTCTGGCCTTGACCCCGCAAATGAATAAAGCCCTTGGCCTCGCCTACTGGCGGGAACAGGGCTTAGTCAGTTTAGTCGAAACATACCAATCTCATCGTCAACCAGCATGA
- a CDS encoding transposase translates to MRRNRYPKELKEQLIQEAMEAGNATQVARRHGIDPKRLYYWIRESQHKGFQEAPADAKQIAPYVPSAQEFKRLESENIALKKLLGEKTLEIQILQDLIKKKNPSYRKN, encoded by the coding sequence ATGAGACGAAATCGATACCCAAAAGAACTGAAGGAACAGCTGATCCAAGAAGCCATGGAAGCGGGAAATGCAACACAAGTGGCCCGCCGACATGGGATCGATCCGAAACGGCTGTATTACTGGATTCGAGAATCACAGCACAAGGGCTTCCAAGAAGCACCGGCGGACGCAAAACAAATTGCTCCGTATGTGCCGTCCGCACAAGAATTTAAGCGATTGGAATCCGAAAACATAGCACTGAAAAAGCTACTCGGCGAAAAGACATTAGAAATCCAAATATTGCAAGATTTGATAAAAAAGAAGAACCCGAGCTATCGGAAAAATTAG
- a CDS encoding IS3 family transposase has product MRVIGIHEATYYARRQRLQREPKERTNNGGRPQPGYSWTQDGKRISDEQIKEYLMELIAGEESIYGYRKLGICLHKQHQLIINHKKTYRLCKELDILSPQRQIKAKHPRRMARNRIITASNELWEMDIKYGYIAGEDRFFYLMSLIDVYDRSIVDYHIGLNCEGADAANTLKRALWKRNCFEKEKKPIVRTDNGSQFISRVFEETCEQYQVEHERIPPKTPNKNAHIESFHANLERECYIKHTFESYQDAYQVVGEYIDFYNQRRIHGSLYNMSPAEFCRQLADGNVPAFIVTL; this is encoded by the coding sequence TTGCGTGTCATCGGCATTCACGAAGCCACCTACTACGCTCGGCGCCAACGTCTACAGAGAGAACCGAAAGAGCGCACAAACAATGGCGGACGGCCGCAACCAGGGTATTCATGGACACAAGACGGAAAGCGAATCAGCGATGAACAAATTAAGGAATACCTAATGGAACTCATCGCTGGCGAAGAAAGCATCTACGGATATCGAAAGCTGGGAATCTGCCTTCATAAACAGCATCAGTTGATCATCAACCATAAAAAAACCTATCGACTATGCAAAGAGTTAGACATCCTATCGCCACAACGCCAGATCAAGGCCAAACATCCGCGCCGGATGGCGCGCAACCGAATCATTACCGCCTCCAACGAACTCTGGGAGATGGACATCAAATACGGCTACATCGCCGGTGAAGATCGCTTCTTCTATCTCATGTCGCTCATCGATGTCTATGATCGCTCTATTGTAGATTACCACATCGGGTTAAATTGTGAAGGTGCTGACGCAGCCAATACGCTGAAACGGGCGTTGTGGAAACGAAACTGCTTTGAAAAAGAAAAGAAGCCAATTGTGCGAACCGACAATGGATCGCAGTTTATCAGCCGTGTGTTTGAGGAAACGTGCGAACAATACCAGGTTGAACACGAACGAATTCCCCCAAAGACGCCGAACAAAAACGCCCATATCGAATCGTTTCATGCAAATCTGGAACGCGAGTGCTACATCAAGCATACCTTTGAATCCTACCAAGACGCCTACCAAGTGGTTGGAGAATACATTGACTTTTATAACCAGAGGCGAATCCATGGCAGCCTCTACAATATGTCCCCTGCGGAGTTTTGTCGACAGCTGGCGGATGGGAACGTACCCGCTTTTATTGTCACACTGTAG
- a CDS encoding transposase, with protein sequence MLSLTSSVPVIGEEKQQVSRITRFIQRFGVIGLLQKAGITKTKGFSVECVIDFLLTLVFIHKNLYRTMVAQNNIPPFAKDTAYRLLNDPRWEWIGFLLTLGATITAWFKTLTSEQRVKAIIFDDSAYVRDRSKKVELLARVKDHVTGRYFKGFRMLTAGWTDGASFVPLSFALLSSSREKNRLYEQGPDVPKGSHGETRRKQAIQPATAVMLEMFQQILTQVQDFQYVLFDSWFSWPDVIKGICQHQRHVICMLKDMPHIVYGYEGKEYRLSDLYQAIGRQTRNKAYISSVLVSYYGLPARVVFVRNRNGGKREWLALLTTDTAISEEEVIRVYGLRWDIEVFFKACKSFLGLAKECQSRTYDAMVAHTAMVFLRHMLLTVENREQNDSRAHGELFYLYCDEVADLEFSRAFFMIIDLLTQTLRENLFLSDAVIGQLIDSFMDKLPLSLKNRLCIRAA encoded by the coding sequence GTGCTTAGCTTGACCTCTAGTGTACCAGTTATCGGAGAAGAAAAGCAACAGGTATCAAGAATAACCCGCTTCATCCAACGTTTTGGAGTTATCGGTTTGTTACAAAAAGCCGGAATTACTAAAACAAAAGGTTTTTCCGTGGAATGCGTTATAGATTTTCTCTTAACGTTGGTATTTATTCACAAAAACCTGTACCGGACCATGGTAGCACAAAACAATATTCCTCCTTTTGCGAAAGACACAGCCTATCGTTTACTCAATGACCCGCGGTGGGAGTGGATCGGTTTTCTTTTGACGTTAGGGGCAACTATAACCGCATGGTTTAAAACGTTAACGTCTGAGCAACGAGTGAAAGCCATCATCTTTGACGACAGCGCCTACGTTCGAGATCGTAGCAAAAAAGTGGAACTGCTTGCGCGAGTCAAGGACCATGTGACAGGTCGTTATTTTAAGGGTTTTCGAATGTTAACGGCAGGGTGGACCGATGGTGCTTCCTTCGTTCCATTATCCTTTGCCCTGTTAAGTTCTTCGAGGGAGAAAAATCGACTGTATGAGCAAGGACCGGACGTCCCCAAAGGCTCACACGGTGAAACACGTCGGAAACAAGCGATTCAACCGGCCACTGCAGTAATGCTGGAAATGTTTCAGCAAATTCTTACCCAAGTTCAGGACTTTCAGTATGTCCTTTTTGATAGTTGGTTTAGCTGGCCCGATGTGATTAAAGGCATTTGTCAGCATCAACGGCACGTAATCTGCATGTTAAAAGACATGCCTCATATCGTATACGGTTATGAAGGTAAGGAGTATCGTCTATCCGACTTGTATCAAGCGATCGGTCGGCAAACCCGAAATAAAGCATACATTTCATCCGTACTTGTCTCCTATTATGGATTACCGGCTCGTGTGGTATTTGTCCGAAACCGAAACGGCGGAAAACGGGAATGGTTGGCCCTTCTCACTACAGATACAGCGATTTCCGAAGAAGAAGTCATCCGAGTTTACGGACTCCGATGGGACATTGAAGTCTTTTTCAAGGCGTGTAAGTCTTTTTTGGGTCTCGCAAAAGAATGTCAATCTCGAACCTATGACGCGATGGTGGCTCATACCGCGATGGTTTTCCTGCGTCATATGCTCCTCACTGTGGAAAACCGTGAACAGAACGATAGTCGTGCTCATGGCGAACTATTCTACCTGTACTGTGATGAAGTCGCCGATCTGGAATTTTCACGTGCGTTTTTTATGATCATTGACTTGCTTACCCAGACGCTTAGAGAAAATCTCTTTCTTTCTGACGCCGTTATAGGTCAATTAATTGATTCGTTTATGGATAAATTACCCTTATCGTTAAAAAATAGGTTATGCATTCGGGCCGCATGA